Genomic window (Juglans microcarpa x Juglans regia isolate MS1-56 chromosome 2S, Jm3101_v1.0, whole genome shotgun sequence):
ATAAGATAAGTCCAATTTCCTCAATTGCCTCAAATTCTGCCCCAATGTGGCAAGCAACCCCGGTTCTCGTTCCACAACATCACAATTTATCAATGCCAATTCTTCAAGCCTAGAACTCATGGCAACCCCAAGAGCCTTAAGGCCTTCACCAGTAACAAGACAACAACTTTGAAGCCTAATACTCGAAAGACACCGGAAATTCACAGCAACAGCCGAGAGGTGATCGTTATTAAGGTCAAGTGGTAGTCGGAGATCTAGTTTTTGCAAATCGCACCTGCTCTGGGTAATGAACCTCAGCAGACCCTCTCTGCTACCGCCATCATAAACCAATAGAGAACTTAGAGAATTACAACTATCAGCCAATTTTAACAGCACCCCATCAACTATACTCCTACAAGTCCTGAGCTCCACCTCTTGAAGACCCTGCAAGCACCTAACAAAGGACGAAAAAGAACCTCCATCACCAATACCCTCACAGCTCCGTAGCTGCAATTTCTTCAGCCTTTTGCAGCTCCTCCATAGCCATCTCAGGCCCCAATCATCTGCTCGAATTCCAGACAAATGAAGACTCTCCAAGCCCAATTCTGTATCAAAATCCTCATTTTGCCACATTCCATGTTCCCAAGAAAACTGAATTTCTTGTTCAAGGCCTTGCCCAGGGCATACAAAGACTGATAAATCCTTTAAAGCAGGAAAATTCACAACCCAACTAAAAAAGACAGGCCTAGAGAGATTGATACAGAGAGAG
Coding sequences:
- the LOC121253183 gene encoding F-box/LRR-repeat protein 4-like, whose protein sequence is MDDILCDELLEEIFQRLPSSPSSSLSVSLVSKRWLHLYRTSKTSLSLRLTPHNSTIPLFSSLLSHYPSLVSLSLFVPSEPTAPASTFSDHLLLIVSTYCSKLHNLRFLAGLVSLSSLSSLSSTCTRLTSLCINLSRPVFFSWVVNFPALKDLSVFVCPGQGLEQEIQFSWEHGMWQNEDFDTELGLESLHLSGIRADDWGLRWLWRSCKRLKKLQLRSCEGIGDGGSFSSFVRCLQGLQEVELRTCRSIVDGVLLKLADSCNSLSSLLVYDGGSREGLLRFITQSRCDLQKLDLRLPLDLNNDHLSAVAVNFRCLSSIRLQSCCLVTGEGLKALGVAMSSRLEELALINCDVVEREPGLLATLGQNLRQLRKLDLSYNETLLDKEFISMLVSCNDIIDLKLRGCKGLTNASMVSMFKSCKRLKDVDIMHCCGIGAEAVELFVLNSPQLRQMHIEESKLSDVARTWASNKFIKLVV